Within the Halorhabdus rudnickae genome, the region AGTTTGGAGATGTTGGGCTCCATCGACGAGAAACACAGCGTTTTCGACATCGTGTTTTTCGCGGAGTTCCTGCAGGAACATCTCAGTCAACGCAGTCGTAGTCGTCGAATATAGCCGAATATGCAGTAATTCGTTCGTTTCCGGATTCGCCGCGGCATACAGCCAGTACTGCTGGTCGTTGATTCGAATCACTGTTTCGTCGAGCGCGATTTGATTCGGGGATTTCCCGCTGGCTGTAGATCGGCCTTTTGAGTCCAATCGTGGATTGCTTTCTGCGAGCGTTGGACACCGAATTTCTCAAGTTCCGAAACTGTATTCGAAAGTGATAGTCCAGCCAGATGCAGGCGAATACCAAGCTCCATCAGCGGGTGCGGTGTCCGCTCGCGCTCCACAAAATCTAACTCAATCCAGTCGCTACTGCCGCTGAGGCGGGTGATTTCGGCCATGGATCATCCGAAAAATCTGCCCGCCTCACTTTTTACGCTTAACTAAACACCGCCGTCGAACGATCACTCGACGTAAAACGGTTGCGTACAGGTGCGTGCGTCGCCGTCGCCGTGGATCACAGCCCTGACGTAGGGCTCGTCGGCGACGCGTTCGTACACGACGGTGTCAGCCGTTGTGACAGTATCACCGGCCGCGATCCACTCGATCCGGGTCGCTGCGGGAGCGTCGATCGTGATCGCTCGCTCTGTGACCTGGATCGACTCGATGAACGGCGCGTGGGAATCGCCGTTGTACTGGACGTAACTCCGCCCGTGACGCAGTGCATCGCTGGCTGCCTCCTTCGTCAGTTCGGGGAGTAACAACACTAGCCGGGAGCGATCGAACCGTTTGCCGTCGGACGGCCGGGCACGTCCGTGATAATCGTCACCAGCCACCGCCCATACCGGTCGATCGGCTCCCAGTTCCGTCAGCAGTCGATCCCAGAGGGTTCGGCTCGGATACCGGTCGTGGGCGTTGAATATCTCGAGTCCCCGAAGCACGTCGAAGGACTCGAACAGCGATCGGTACTCCCCGACACTCACCGTGTCACGATATTTACTCGGATGGGGGAGGAGTGCGATGCCGTCTTGATCGGCGATCCGGTCGAGAAGGGCCCCCATTGCCTCCTGGCGGCCGTGTCCGATGTCCGTCTCGAGGCCGATGACGTCCTGGAGCGTTCCCTGAAAGCGGCCCCGCAGTTCGGTTCCCCTGAGTGCGACCAGGTCTCGCTGTGCCGGGTCGAACCCAGTCTGATCCGCTGATTCGGGGGGTTTCCCGGTCGATACATCGTCTGTTCGATCGGTCCACGGCCAGCTGGGTCGAGACAGCACGTCCGGCAGTTCCTCGTAAGCGGTGTCCTTGTACTTCGTGCGATCGACGTAGTACTCGTGCTCCGTCAACGCGAAGACAGTATACCCGGAATTCCGATACTTCCTGGCGAGAACGGCAGGAGGTGACGCCGGAGAGAGGTTATTCTTGCCCAGATCATCGATCGGAATCCGTTCGACGTCGATCGCGGGTTCGTGACTGTTCGTGTCTGCCCGAATCGTATTCCGTGGTTGGTGCGTATGGAGCTGCGTCAGATGTCGGCTGTGTTCTACCCAGTCCACCGGTTCGTACGGATGAGTGAATCCCATGCGGCTGGCAACCTGCAGTCCGCAAAAAAGGCTTGTGGTCGACCATAATTGAAAAATTATTGATTATTTTGGTGCCTAAATATCTCCGTAGACCACTCGTATCGACACTCTCGTCAGCGGGGGCCAGTCCCCCACCGACGACCCGTACCGATTGGGTCTCTTTCAAAAGACCCGGGGGGAATGTGTTGGACAGACGGGTATCAAGCACTATATATCCGAGGTTGCCTCCGGAGAGCGAGTGGGTCGACCATGGAAACCATCGAGGCATAGTTTCTGTCGGCTCGCCGCGGGCACAACGGCTAAGGTCGCGCCGGCCGAACGCTGGGACACATGAATCAGCTCCGCGAGTTCACCGAAGCGATCGGCGAGAGTGTGCTGGAGAACGTCGGGCGAGCGGTCGGCCGCACCCAGGAACACACGCCGTTGCCGGTCGACCTGCTGGAAAGCGAGGAAGCCTACCTGGCTGTCTTTGACGCGCCCGGTGCCGTCGGTAGCGACGTACAGGTTCGGATGAACGGCCGGACGATCGAGGTGCGGATCGACCGCTTCCGGGAGTACCGTGAGGGATTCGAGATGCGCTTCCCGGGACGCGGACAGACCCTCGACGGTCACGTGACCCTACCGGCGGAAGCGAGTGTCGAGGGAGACGACGCCAGTGCGACCCTTCTGGAAAACGGGACGTTACAGGTTCGGCTCCCCAAGAGTGACGACGGCACGACTGTCGACGTTGCTGAGCACCAAGACGAGGAACACGACGACGGCGAGCACGAGCACGACGGTGAGGATGAACACGACGATGACGAGCATGCCGGTGCGGACGAACACGGCCACGACAAGTAAGTCGACTCAGGCCGGTGAGTTCGGCCCGGCCTGACATTCTGGCCCGGAGGGCGGTTCCCAGTCGGTCGCGAGTTCCAGCAACTGGACGAGCATGCGAGCGGTTGCTCCCCAGACGGTGTACCCGTCGACGTGGAAATAGTGCAAGCGGACAGACCCGTGGGACGGGTGCTCGCGACACTCCGTCTCGTAGTTGTCGAGGTTGATCAGTTCGGCCACCGGGAGGACGGCGATCTCCGCTACCTCGGCGTCCCCCGGTTCGTACGTTCGGTCCGGGATCCGACCGACGAACGGCCGGATCGAATAGTCTGTAACGGTCAGGATGTCGTCGATCCGACCGACAACAGTCGCCTCAGACGGCGAGAGGCCGACCTCCTCGCGGGCCTCGCGCAGGGCCGTCTCCTGCAGGTCGGCGTCGAACGGTTCGCGACCGCCACCCGGGAAACTCATCTGACCCGGGTGATCCTCGAGGTCTTCGGAGCGCTTCGTGAACAGGATGTGAGGGCCGGCAGGCCGCTCGACGATTCCCGCAAGCACCGCCGCTTCCCGCTCGCCGGACACTGTCGCGGAGTCGTACTCGACGACCGGCCCGAGGTCCATGGTCGAAAACAGGTTTTCCCGACTCTTAACTCGCTCGGGCGATCACTCCGTTTTCGTACCTTCGAGGGCATCATCGAGCCGAACGCGCGTCTCGGCAAGGTCGACCGGGGCCCAGGCCTCGAGCTCGTAGCTGACGTCGAGCAGCCGCTGGATACGTTGGCGGTCGCCCGCCGCGACGGCTCGCCCGGCGTCACTCCGGAACCGACGCTCGGCGGCAGTCGCCAACCGTTCGCGATCGACGGTCCGCTCGTCGATATCGAGGATGTGGGGCAGATCACGAGCGTTTTCGGGAAGTGTGGGAAACGCGACCGGCCCCGCGACGAACAGTGGTGGGGTGTCGTCCTGAAGTTCGATCAAGTGATAGGAGTCGACTGCGTCCGCGACGATATCCCCGAAAAACGCGGGGTCACGCTCGATGCCGCGCTTGTAAGCGAGTTCGGCGAGTGCCTGCCGGAGCGTCGCCGGCGGGAGCGCGCCGAAGAGATCGACCACCCCGGCGATCTCGTCGGGAGTGATATCCATGGCCGAGCATCCGGGCCCCCGTCCCTTCAATCATCGCGTCCGGAGCACACCGCACCCTCAGACAAGCGCCCGTTCGAGAGCGTCCGTGGCCACCGTCGCGATCCGTTCGGGATCCAGTTCCGTCCGTTCCCAGGCCGGCAGTCGATCATCGGAGTTGGGGGCGACGACGGCCTCGGCGTAGGTCTCGACCTGATCGCGTTCGTCGGCCCGGTCGTATTCGAGCCCGTTGAACGCCGCGTCGGCGGCGTAGCGATCGACGAACGACGATGCTGTCTGCCGATACCGATCGGGGAGCGTCTCGTAATCCGGTGTGACGCCGTGGCTCTCGGCCGCACGAGCGACTGCGGCGGTGACCTCCGTCGCCATGTCGCTCAACCCTGCGGGACCGGCGACCGAACGATGATCGTGCTCGTGAATGCCGAGATCGACCTGGGACGTCCCGTCGAATCCGGCGACATCGTAAGCGTCCCCGAGCGTCCCGACCTCGAGTCCCCAGCCGCGGGGAGTGGCCAACTGACGGGCGAGATCAGCAGTTGCGGCGAACTCCCCTGCCAGGGCGTACCGGAACGCACCGAGGTATGCGAGGATCGGCGCGTCGTGGGCGTCGGCGAGTGTGCGAACCAGCGGTGCGTACAGCAGCCGAAACAGCCGGCCGTACAGGCGCTGGTTCTCGACGCGGGCGTAGTAGCCCTTCGTGAACTCATAGCCGTTCGCGAGCGGGAACAGCAGTCGCGGGACGTGCGTCTCGGCGTAACTCCGGGCGTCGGCGTCGTGGACGACGACATACTCCGTGCGGGCAGCGGCCAGACCCAGTGCGAGCCAGACGTCACGACCCTTCCCGCCCGAACCATCGAGTCCCACCTCGGCGAGAACCGACTCGACGGCCGGAGCCGAACACCAAAGCGTCGTCAGCGGCAGGTCGAACGTCGACAGCCAGTCCGTGATCGCCGGCAGGCGGTCTGGAGCGGCCCGTAAGGCCACGATCACCTCCCGTGGTTCGACTGCAGCTAATTTCGAGAGAACGCGTTCGGCCGCCAGCGTGGTCCCGTCCCGGCCCGTCATGGGAACGACCACGGCGGCACGATCGGTCGGTGCTGTCGGTGTGGCACCACCGAAGTCGTGGAGGGTCGCGATCCGCTCTTGGACGTACTCCATCCGAGGGAACTCCGGGCGGGACGGGCAGAAAGGTTACGGCTGGGGCCAAGCATCACTCCGTAGCGACGGGCGGGACGTGACCATCCACTGTATCGGGCGCGGGCTTTTTGTCAGGTGCTCACATACTACGACGTATGCAATCCGTCAGGAAGGGTCTCCGGGCGGGCGACCTCGAGAAGGATACCTACGAGCGCCTGCGCTGTACCGCCTGCGGTGAAGAGCTGAAGACCGAGAACGACCCCGATGCGATCGGGTCGGTGCGCGTCTGTCCGGAATGTGGCGGAGAGTGGAAACAAGTCGGATAGCCGGCAGTGACACCGACAGCGAGCAGTCGGCACTCACACGTCGAAACCGTTCGAGCAGTCGGAGCCGGTCGTCGATCCCGGAGAGAACTCGTTTTCGCTCTGATGCCGATCTACCTTCGCCGATAACTTCCTGCCGTCGGTCACTGTCTGTCGCCGGTCATCGCGTCGAACAACCGTTCGTGTAGCTCCTCACGGGTAATACCGTCACCCGGACCGATCCCTTCCATGTGGTCGATCTGGACCTGGCCCCCACCCATCCGGGCGTGTCCGCCGGCCTCGGCCATCGGGATGTCTTCGATGGTCGCCTGTAACGCCTTGCCCATATGGACGCGATCGTCCCGGGACCGACCCGAGAGGTGAACGGTACCGTCGGTGTCTCCGAACACGACGACAGCCGTCACTCCCTCCAGCCGGAGGAGTTCGTCGGCTGCCTGCGGGACGGCGTCGACGTTCGAGATCGTCCCCACGTCGCTGCAGGCGAACGCGCCGCGGACGTCACGCTCGATGATCGCCCGCGCTTTGACCTCCAAGACCTCTGTGTCGACCTCCGGGTTGGCGATCCGGTCGAGCGATTCCTCGTCGATCCCACAATAGAGATAGGCCGCAGCATCGAACTCGGCCGGTGAACACCCCTTCGTCAGGTTCTTCGTATCGGCCTGGATGCCGTACAGCAGGCCCGTCGCGACCGCGGGCGGGAGCGTCTCGCCGGTTTCGTGTCCGTCGTGATTCTCCGGGTCGATCGGGTCGAGCCCGACGTCCTCGGCGTACTCCGTGACGATAGTCGCAGCGGCGCCGTAATCAGGTCTGACGTCCGTGAACGACGATCCTGTCCCGCCACCGGGATGGTGATCGATCACGGCGACCGGGGAGACCTGCTCGTCGCCCGTGAACCCGCGGGGTTCGTTGTGATCGACGAGCACGACGGCGTCACCATCGAGTCCCGCCGCGGCCTGGATCCGATCCAGATCCAGATCGAGGACGGTCTCGAACGCCCGATTCTCCTGGTGGCGGATCAGTCCGGGATGCTGGAGTGTCGTCTCCGTATCAACCGTCGCGGCGAGTTCAGCCACCCCCTGGGCGGCCGCCATCGCGTCGGGATCGGGATTCGGGTGCATCAGGACGCTGATATGGTCGTACTCCGCGAGAACGCGGCCAAGTCGCTCCCCGGGTGAGCGAGTCGTTCGACGAACGACGAGGGCGAGGACGACGAGAGCAGCAAGGGCCGCAACGAACACGGCCGCGGCGAGCAGCGAATCGGCGGCGACACGATCGAGGAGTTCGCCAACACCCGCCTGTGCAACCGTGCCGGCGCCAGCGGGGCCCGGTACCGACATACGGACAACTGTCTCTCCGATCTGTTAAGAATGTTCGCCAACGGAAAAGAATACCCGACCTCAATCGTCCAGTTCGCCCGTTTTGTAGGCCTCTATCGCCGCTCGGTACCCCTCTCGGTAGGTCGGGTATGCGAATTCATAGCCCAGCGTTGCCAGCCGGTCGTTACTGACACGCTTGTTCGCGCTGATACGGCGGCTCGATTCGTCGTCCTCGCCAGTCAGCCGCTCCTCGATGGTTTGTTTCGGCGGGAACGGCTCATCACACTGCTCGGCCAGCCAATCGGCGAAACCCCACTTCTCGACCGGTTCGTCGTCGACGACGTTGACGACGGCGTCTCGCCCTGCATCCGACTGCAGCAGGAACGCGATCGCACCCGCCGCGTCGTCCCGGTGGACCATGTTCAGATAGCCCGCAGTGACGGGGCCCTCGAGATAGCGTTCCAGGCGGTACCGGTCAGGACCATAGAGCCCACCGAAGCGCGCCACCGTCCCGTCGATCCCGTCCGGGATATCCAGAGCGATCTGTTCGGCCTCTGCAAGCACACGCGTCTTCTCGGTGGCCGGCGACAGCGGCGTATCCTCCGCGACCCACGCGCCGTCGTGATCGCCGTAGACGCCCGTACTGGAGGTGTAGACGAGCCGGTCTGGCGAGTCGTCGCGTCCGTCGAAATGTTCGATCGCCGTCCGGAGCCCCGTGACGTACGTCTCGCGGGCGGCCGCAACGTCCCGCCCGCCCGCGCTGGCTGCGAAGACGAGCCAGTCGGCGTCCGGCACGCTCGCCAGGGAATCCGGATCCGTGACGTCCGCCCGGACGGGTTCGGCACCTGCCGCCTCGACGGCCGCCAGTCCGTCCGCCGAGCGACGGACGCCGACGACGTGGTGATCGTCCAGCTGTCGGGCCAGTTCACAGCCCACGTATCCACAGCCAAGGACGACGACGTGGGTCACGATTCCCCCGCGATCGCCGCCTGAATCCGGGCGTACTCCGCCAGCGTCAGCGGATGGCGGCCCTCGATCTTCGCCTGGAGTTCCTTGGCCTGGACGTCCCCGTCGAGACGCCTGGCGAGGGCGTCGACATCGAGGACAGCACTCGACATCCCGAGCAACAGCCGGTCGCGCGCATCGGCGGCGATGGCGTCGGCGGTCCGGTCATCGACGATGGCGAGGATCGCCGTCGCCTCGGTCAGCGTGATTCCGTCGTTCTCGCCGGCAGCGACCTCCTCGACAATGGCGGGATCCAGGTCAGTCGCCTCCGCGATCTCGGAGACGCCGGTCGCCTCGATCGCGTCCCGGAGCGTGCGTCCGTACGCCTCTCGCAACGACCCGGGGGAGTGGTCGGCCGGATCGACGTCAGCAAGCATGGTCGCCTTACGCGTGGCACCCACAAGGGGGCGTCGCCATCGGAAACCTGGGGGACCCGATCGTCCGAGTGATGGTCTCGAGGACAGTGCGGGGGTGGCGGCGCGAACCAAGTTTGATAACCCTTGCCATCCAAGTACCACTGGTACGATGGATATTGCCGATATAGCTACCCGCGAATACGTGGAAGTCGACGCCGATGAACGCCTGGGGAAGGTCCGGTCCATCTTCGAGCGCAAGAACCCCAAAGGAGTCATCGTCACTGACGACGGGAGCTACGCTGGCGTGATTACCCAAAAACAGCTCGTCCAGTCACACGTCGAGGACCGAGCGAAAGCGTCTGCCCTGATGCAGCACGCCCCCAAAGTCGAGCGGACGGCCGACGTCCGGGAGACCGCCCGCGTCCTCGTCGAGAGCGGGACCAAGATCGCACCCGTCTTTGAGGCCAACAAGCTCTGGGGGGTCATCACCGACGACGACATCCTCACGGCGGTCTTGGACAACTTAGACGCCCTCTCGGTCGGTGACATCTACACGGCCGACGTGACCACTGCCACCGAGGACACCGAGGTCGGCCAAGCGATCAACCAGTTGCGCAAGCACGGCATCTCCAGGCTGCCTGTCCTCGACGAGGACGGCTCTCTCACCGGGATGGTGACCCGTCACGATATCGTCGACGTGGTCGTCCGCGACATGGACAAGGCAACCACCGGTGAACGCGCCGGGGACGTCGACCGTATCCTCGATCTCCCCGTCTACGACGTGATGTCCAACCCCGTCACGACGACCACCGTCGAGGAGAGCGTCGAGGACGCTGTCCGGCAGATGCTGGAGAACGACTACGCCGGCCTCGTCGTCACGCCCCAACGGGACGACTCGCTGGTAGCCGGCATCGTCACCAAGACGGACGTTCTCCGGGCACTCACCTTTACCGAAGAGGAGCACATGGACGTCCAGATCACCAACATCAAGTTGCTGGATACGATCTCCCGCCAGGACGTCCGCGTCGAAATCGAGGAGGTCGCTGACAAGTACCAGGCGATGCAAGTCCAGCATGCCCACGTCCGCTTCCAAGAACACAAAGAGAAGCTCCGCGGAACGCCCCTGATCAGCTGCAAGATCCGGCTCCGAACCAACAAAGGCCAGGTCGCCGGCAGCGGTGAGGGTTACGGCGCAAAGACCGCTTTCAACGTCGCCCTAGACAAGCTCCAGCGCAACGTCCTCGAACTGAAAGGCGTCGAGAGCGACGAGGAGTACCGCGGCCAGGTACTGCGGAAACTCGGCGAGCTGTAAGTCCCCGTTTTCGTCTCGGTGTCGGGGGCTACTGATTTCCCGGAAGTAGTGTGGGGCCAGTTGGGAGGTCTCCGGAAGTTCGATCGGGCATCACGTTTCGTCTCGCCCAGTAAAAGGTGAGAGAGGTCGGCGACCAATCGGTAGCATCCGGCGGTCGAAGCCCGCGGTTCACTGCGCGTGAAGCGACAGCGCAGGACGGTCCCGTGACGGTTTGTAAGGAGTGTGAGCGCGGGCCGTTCACACCCGAGGCAGGAAACGGATCACTGGAAGCCGATACGGTCGGACCCACGGCGGCGGTCAGGTTCCGGGGCGCCGCCCTTGAACTCGTCTGCCATCTGCTCGAAGTACTCGCGGATGTCGTCGTCGATCGTCGGGCGGACGTCCTCAAGGGCAGTCCGGAAGTGGCTCATGCCGATCTCCTCGGCGTCCTCGTTCTCCCGGAGGGCGCGGATCGCCGCCTCACGGCTGATCGACTCCAGATCGCTGCCGACGTAGCCGTCGGTGACCTCGGCGAGTTCACGCAGCGAGACGTCCGGCGACAGCGGCGAGTCGGCGGTGTGAATCCGCAAGATTTCCTCGCGGCCCTCGACGTCGGGTTCGCCGATGTAGACGAGCCGGTCGAAGCGACCTGAACGGATCAGTGCGGGATCGATCATGTCCGGGCGGTTGGTCGCGCCGATGATCATGACGTCCTCCATGTCTTCGAGGCCGTCCATCTCGGTCAGCAACTGGTTGACGACGCGTTCGGAGACGTTCGAACCCGTGCCCTGCCCGCCACGGCCGGGGGCCAGCGAGTCGAGTTCGTCGAAGAACACGACCGTCGGGGCGACCTGCTTTGCCTTCCGGAAGGTCTGGCGGATGGCCTTCTCACTCTCACCGACCCACTTGCTCAACAGCTGGGGGCCGCGCACGGAGATGAAGTTGGCGTCGGTCTCGTTGGCGACGGCCTTGGCCATCAGCGTCTTGCCCGTGCCGGGTGGCCCGTAGAGGAGGACGCCACTGGGTGGGGAGACGCCCATGCGCGTGAACTTCTCCGGACTGGACATGGGCCACTCGACGGACTCCTGGACTTCACTTTTGGCCGTCTGGAGGCCGCCGACGTCGTCCCACGACACTTTGGGCAACTCGACGAGGACCTCCCGCATCGCCGACGGGGAGACCTCGTTCAGCGCGCCCTTGAAGTCGTCGCGCTTGATGATCATCCGGTCGATCAAGCTCGGCGGAACCTCTTCCTCGTCTAAGTCGATCTCGGGGAGGTACCGCCGGAGGGCCTTCATCGCGGCCTCCTTCGTGAGGCTCTCGATGTCAGCGCCGACGAAGCCGTGGGTGTCTTCGGCCATCCGGCCCAGATCCACGTCGTCGCTGAGTGGCATCCCGCGGGTGTGGATCTGGAGGATCTCCTCGCGGCCCATCTCGTCGGGGACGCCGATCTCGATCTCCCGATCGAAGCGACCCGGGCGACGGAGGGCGGGATCGACCGAATCGACGCGGTTGGTCGCCGCAATGACGACGACCTGGCCGCGCGATTCCAGGCCGTCCATCATCGTCAGCAACTGAGCGACGACACGCCGTTCCACTTCGCCGGTGACGTCCTCGCGCTTGGGCGCGATCGAGTCGAGTTCGTCGATGAAGATGATCGAGGGAGCTTCTTCGGTAGCATCCTCGAAGATCTCCCGCAACTGCTGTTCGCTTTCCCCGTAGTACTTCGAGATGATCTCCGGGCCCGCAATGGAGAAGAAACTCGCAGAGGTTTCGTTGGCGACGGCCTTCGCCAGCAGCGTCTTGCCCGTCCCGGGCGGACCGTGCAGGAGGACGCCCGAGGGGGGCTCGATCCCCAGTTTCTTGAAGATCTGGGGGTGTTTCATCGGCAGCTCGACCATCTCCCGGACCCGCTGGATCTCCTTCTCCAAGCCCCCGATGTCCTCGTAGGTGATGCCGCCGCCGGTCTTCTCGTAGCCCGAGATCGGCTCTTCGCGCAGCTCGACGTCGGTATCCTCGGTGATGAGCACGACGCCTTCGGGCTCGGTCTCGACGGCGATCAGCGGGATCGCCTGGCCCGGCGAACGCATGAAGGGATGGTTCGTCGAGGACATCACGGGGACGATGTCGCGCTCGACGACTGGACGCTTCAGGATCTGGCGTTTGACCATCCCAGCGGCGTCGCTACCGAACTGGACGCTGGCTTCTTCGGGTGGCGCAAGCACCAGTGAGTCGGCCTTTTCGGCCTCGGCTTTGCGAATCTCGACTCGTTCGCCGATCCCCACGTCGGCGTTCTGGCGCGTGAAACCGTCGATACGCACAGTATCAGTATTCCAGTCCTGGCGGTCCGCGCGCCAGACCTTCGCGGCGGTCGTCTCGCCGCCCTCGATCTCGATGATATCACCAGGGGAGAGCTTCAGGTGCAACAGCGTGTCGGGGTCGAGGCGCGCGATACCCCGGCCCGAGTCGTTCGGGTAGGCTTTCGCGACCTCTAGCTGGACTTCGTTCATGAGGGGAGTGTGTCACACTCGGGCATCCCGAGAGATATGCTTTTTGCTACCGGGAACAGAGCCAGCCGGAAGCCGGCCCCACCGTCGGTGTCGTCGCCACCAGGGAACCGGCCGTTTTTGTCTCCGTGGCGTCACCGTCTCCCCATGCAGACGATCGCGTTCGACGGCCGGATGGGCGCCAGCGGTGACATGATCCTGGCGGCGCTGCTCGACGCCGGGGCCGATCCGACCGTTCTGAAACCCGTCGCGGACACACTGGACGTCGAATACGTCCGCGGCCACACGACGACAGGCGGCATCCAGGCGGCGACGGTCGACGTTCGGTACGCGGACGATTCGGGCGGTGACGCCGGTATACCCGCGGGCGAGGGCGACGAAACCGGACACAATCAC harbors:
- a CDS encoding DUF5791 family protein, with the translated sequence MLADVDPADHSPGSLREAYGRTLRDAIEATGVSEIAEATDLDPAIVEEVAAGENDGITLTEATAILAIVDDRTADAIAADARDRLLLGMSSAVLDVDALARRLDGDVQAKELQAKIEGRHPLTLAEYARIQAAIAGES
- a CDS encoding NUDIX hydrolase; the protein is MDLGPVVEYDSATVSGEREAAVLAGIVERPAGPHILFTKRSEDLEDHPGQMSFPGGGREPFDADLQETALREAREEVGLSPSEATVVGRIDDILTVTDYSIRPFVGRIPDRTYEPGDAEVAEIAVLPVAELINLDNYETECREHPSHGSVRLHYFHVDGYTVWGATARMLVQLLELATDWEPPSGPECQAGPNSPA
- a CDS encoding glycosyl transferase family 2; its protein translation is MEYVQERIATLHDFGGATPTAPTDRAAVVVPMTGRDGTTLAAERVLSKLAAVEPREVIVALRAAPDRLPAITDWLSTFDLPLTTLWCSAPAVESVLAEVGLDGSGGKGRDVWLALGLAAARTEYVVVHDADARSYAETHVPRLLFPLANGYEFTKGYYARVENQRLYGRLFRLLYAPLVRTLADAHDAPILAYLGAFRYALAGEFAATADLARQLATPRGWGLEVGTLGDAYDVAGFDGTSQVDLGIHEHDHRSVAGPAGLSDMATEVTAAVARAAESHGVTPDYETLPDRYRQTASSFVDRYAADAAFNGLEYDRADERDQVETYAEAVVAPNSDDRLPAWERTELDPERIATVATDALERALV
- a CDS encoding PHP domain-containing protein; translation: MGFTHPYEPVDWVEHSRHLTQLHTHQPRNTIRADTNSHEPAIDVERIPIDDLGKNNLSPASPPAVLARKYRNSGYTVFALTEHEYYVDRTKYKDTAYEELPDVLSRPSWPWTDRTDDVSTGKPPESADQTGFDPAQRDLVALRGTELRGRFQGTLQDVIGLETDIGHGRQEAMGALLDRIADQDGIALLPHPSKYRDTVSVGEYRSLFESFDVLRGLEIFNAHDRYPSRTLWDRLLTELGADRPVWAVAGDDYHGRARPSDGKRFDRSRLVLLLPELTKEAASDALRHGRSYVQYNGDSHAPFIESIQVTERAITIDAPAATRIEWIAAGDTVTTADTVVYERVADEPYVRAVIHGDGDARTCTQPFYVE
- a CDS encoding CBS domain-containing protein; this encodes MDIADIATREYVEVDADERLGKVRSIFERKNPKGVIVTDDGSYAGVITQKQLVQSHVEDRAKASALMQHAPKVERTADVRETARVLVESGTKIAPVFEANKLWGVITDDDILTAVLDNLDALSVGDIYTADVTTATEDTEVGQAINQLRKHGISRLPVLDEDGSLTGMVTRHDIVDVVVRDMDKATTGERAGDVDRILDLPVYDVMSNPVTTTTVEESVEDAVRQMLENDYAGLVVTPQRDDSLVAGIVTKTDVLRALTFTEEEHMDVQITNIKLLDTISRQDVRVEIEEVADKYQAMQVQHAHVRFQEHKEKLRGTPLISCKIRLRTNKGQVAGSGEGYGAKTAFNVALDKLQRNVLELKGVESDEEYRGQVLRKLGEL
- a CDS encoding CDC48 family AAA ATPase gives rise to the protein MNEVQLEVAKAYPNDSGRGIARLDPDTLLHLKLSPGDIIEIEGGETTAAKVWRADRQDWNTDTVRIDGFTRQNADVGIGERVEIRKAEAEKADSLVLAPPEEASVQFGSDAAGMVKRQILKRPVVERDIVPVMSSTNHPFMRSPGQAIPLIAVETEPEGVVLITEDTDVELREEPISGYEKTGGGITYEDIGGLEKEIQRVREMVELPMKHPQIFKKLGIEPPSGVLLHGPPGTGKTLLAKAVANETSASFFSIAGPEIISKYYGESEQQLREIFEDATEEAPSIIFIDELDSIAPKREDVTGEVERRVVAQLLTMMDGLESRGQVVVIAATNRVDSVDPALRRPGRFDREIEIGVPDEMGREEILQIHTRGMPLSDDVDLGRMAEDTHGFVGADIESLTKEAAMKALRRYLPEIDLDEEEVPPSLIDRMIIKRDDFKGALNEVSPSAMREVLVELPKVSWDDVGGLQTAKSEVQESVEWPMSSPEKFTRMGVSPPSGVLLYGPPGTGKTLMAKAVANETDANFISVRGPQLLSKWVGESEKAIRQTFRKAKQVAPTVVFFDELDSLAPGRGGQGTGSNVSERVVNQLLTEMDGLEDMEDVMIIGATNRPDMIDPALIRSGRFDRLVYIGEPDVEGREEILRIHTADSPLSPDVSLRELAEVTDGYVGSDLESISREAAIRALRENEDAEEIGMSHFRTALEDVRPTIDDDIREYFEQMADEFKGGAPEPDRRRGSDRIGFQ
- a CDS encoding DUF7109 family protein, with product MDITPDEIAGVVDLFGALPPATLRQALAELAYKRGIERDPAFFGDIVADAVDSYHLIELQDDTPPLFVAGPVAFPTLPENARDLPHILDIDERTVDRERLATAAERRFRSDAGRAVAAGDRQRIQRLLDVSYELEAWAPVDLAETRVRLDDALEGTKTE
- a CDS encoding HVO_0758 family zinc finger protein — encoded protein: MQSVRKGLRAGDLEKDTYERLRCTACGEELKTENDPDAIGSVRVCPECGGEWKQVG
- a CDS encoding Hsp20/alpha crystallin family protein, whose product is MNQLREFTEAIGESVLENVGRAVGRTQEHTPLPVDLLESEEAYLAVFDAPGAVGSDVQVRMNGRTIEVRIDRFREYREGFEMRFPGRGQTLDGHVTLPAEASVEGDDASATLLENGTLQVRLPKSDDGTTVDVAEHQDEEHDDGEHEHDGEDEHDDDEHAGADEHGHDK
- a CDS encoding DHH family phosphoesterase — translated: MSVPGPAGAGTVAQAGVGELLDRVAADSLLAAAVFVAALAALVVLALVVRRTTRSPGERLGRVLAEYDHISVLMHPNPDPDAMAAAQGVAELAATVDTETTLQHPGLIRHQENRAFETVLDLDLDRIQAAAGLDGDAVVLVDHNEPRGFTGDEQVSPVAVIDHHPGGGTGSSFTDVRPDYGAAATIVTEYAEDVGLDPIDPENHDGHETGETLPPAVATGLLYGIQADTKNLTKGCSPAEFDAAAYLYCGIDEESLDRIANPEVDTEVLEVKARAIIERDVRGAFACSDVGTISNVDAVPQAADELLRLEGVTAVVVFGDTDGTVHLSGRSRDDRVHMGKALQATIEDIPMAEAGGHARMGGGQVQIDHMEGIGPGDGITREELHERLFDAMTGDRQ
- a CDS encoding SDR family oxidoreductase; this translates as MTHVVVLGCGYVGCELARQLDDHHVVGVRRSADGLAAVEAAGAEPVRADVTDPDSLASVPDADWLVFAASAGGRDVAAARETYVTGLRTAIEHFDGRDDSPDRLVYTSSTGVYGDHDGAWVAEDTPLSPATEKTRVLAEAEQIALDIPDGIDGTVARFGGLYGPDRYRLERYLEGPVTAGYLNMVHRDDAAGAIAFLLQSDAGRDAVVNVVDDEPVEKWGFADWLAEQCDEPFPPKQTIEERLTGEDDESSRRISANKRVSNDRLATLGYEFAYPTYREGYRAAIEAYKTGELDD